A single Saccopteryx bilineata isolate mSacBil1 chromosome 7, mSacBil1_pri_phased_curated, whole genome shotgun sequence DNA region contains:
- the FAN1 gene encoding fanconi-associated nuclease 1 isoform X2, which produces MTAGRGPRPRAPPAVPPREPRVSDTTMPGAGPSAAKRPRRSLSSRRTEKDKSRSIVLLFQNAPPARLACPVCRALVARYDLNRHLDDRCAGGSAPTGPAASPAALAGAAAGPATPEKPPPSKTHVTPDPGDPAKTGSKKQTSPYFSGDGGAACGQRGERTRADVTVVPLGSPSSKFRRLLEAQRAVGRKEESAPRPPPRPSAAAVVCRTESCSEVEDHDQSLENSSQKENLFAYDSLREQNTETAAEGAKVREAGNQEPAEDSGRATYPAAFPGDAPVPPPESPPGDRVQSASGDSLAEHEHSQQVAGEGPENREAGVGEEVQVTAASDAETPFSSQEAQPHSPAPDASKRSDTQKRPLGGDRGSKNETTCGVPPEPGSRLGAPGELLPASPGHPYYLWSFLVVLGAVFENEEDGALFNEQEKGVVTRFRQLSDSGQKLYVRLFQRKFSWIKVNKLEYEEIAPDLAPVVGELRQARFLQTESELQDLPDVLELLSVPELRALAKTFRVASHRQKQQLVEALLSLARQPSVCMWGRGPPGVGAVMLQRAKDLAGGSLRLCAGPRAVFSRALLLFSLTDDLEEEEAACGGQGQLSTVLLVRLGRVAFPQYTVNRSTRVFQDRDDLIRYAAAAHTLSSISAAMANGRWEEAHALAQGAKRDWDALRNHPSLRYHETLPLFLRRFTVGWMYTRIRSRAVEVLQRLHMYGEAVQELEELLSQTVYCPDRRGRWWDRLALNLHQHLKRLEPAAKCIAEGLADPQVRTGHRLSLYQRAVRLRESPSARRYWHLLCQVPEVTVQDVTHVTITGRLCPQHGTSKSVFVMEAGRAPAPATVLCSVEELALAHYRRSGFDQGIHGEGSTFTTLYGLLLWDVIFMDGVPDVFRNAYQALPLDLCTDGFFASRRPTIEARLQQIHGAPTEHLRAWVAATWQAQEGRAASIVSWDRFASLQQAQDLVSCLGGPILSGVCRRLAVDYRHCRGGLPDLVVWSSEDHRCKQPA; this is translated from the exons ATGACAGCAGGCCGAGGCCCCCGGCCCCGGGCGCCGCCCGCCGTCCCGCCGCGTGAGCCTCGCGTTTCCGACACCACGATGCCGGGAGCGGGACCGTCCGCGGCGAAAAGGCCCCGGAGGAGTTTATCGAGCCGCCGGACCGAGAAGGACAAGTCCCGGTCCATCGTGCTGCTGTTTCAGAACGCGCCGCCGGCCCGGCTCGCCTGCCCCGTGTGCAGGGCCCTGGTAGCCAGGTACGACCTCAACCGGCACCTGGACGACAGGTGCGCCGGCGGCAGCGCCCCCACCGGTCCCGCTGCGTCCCCCGCGGCGCTGGCCGGTGCTGCCGCCGGCCCTGCCACTCCAGAGAAGCCGCCACCGTCCAAGACGCACGTCACTCCCGACCCGGGCGACCCGGCAAAGACGGGCTCCAAGAAGCAGACCAGCCCCTACTTCTCCGGGGACGGCGGCGCGGCCTGCGGACAGCGGGGCGAGCGGACCCGGGCTGACGTTACGGTCGTGCCCTTGGGGAGCCCGTCGTCCAAGTTCCGAAGGCTCCTGGAGGCCCAGAGAGCGGTCGGGAGGAAGGAGGAATCGGCCCCTCGTCCCCCTCCGCGCCCCTCGGCTGCCGCCGTGGTGTGCAGGACGGAGAGCTGCTCGGAGGTGGAGGACCACGACCAGAGTTTGGAGAACAGTTCTCAGAAGGAAAACCTGTTTGCCTATGATTCTCTTCGGGAACAAAATACGGAGACGGCCGCAGAAGGCGCTAAAGTAAGGGAAGCCGGAAACCAAGAGCCTGCCGAGGACTCTGGGCGAGCCACCTACCCCGCTGCCTTCCCCGGGGATGCTCCTGTGCCACCCCCAGAATCGCCTCCTGGGGACAGAGTACAGTCCGCTTCAGGGGACAGTCTTGCAGAGCACGAGCATAGCCAACAGGTAGCTGGGGAAGGGCCCGAAAACCGTGAGGCAGGTGTTGGTGAAGAAGTACAGGTGACCGCAGCTTCGGACGCTGAAACACCGTTCTCCAGCCAGGAGGCACagccccacagcccagcccctgaCGCTTCTAAACGCAGTGACACCCAGAAACGGCCtctgggaggggacagaggctcAAAGAATGAAACCACTTGCGGGGTTCCTCCGGAGCCGGGGTCACGCCTGGGTGCCCCGGGTGAGCTGCTCCCCGCCTCGCCTGGCCACCCGTACTACCTCTGGAGCTTCCTGGTGGTGCTGGGAGCCGTGTTTGAGAACGAAGAGGACGGGGCGCTCTTCAACGAGCAGGAGAAGGGGGTTGTGACTAGGTTCCGTCAGTTGTCAG ATAGTGGTCAGAAGCTCTATGTAAGGCTTTTCCAACGTAAATTCAGCTGGATTAAGGTGAATAAACTGGAATATGAAGAGATCGCCCCAGACCTAGCGCCTGTGGTCGGAGAACTGCGGCAAGCCCGCTTTCTGCAGACAG aatcagAGTTGCAAGACCTCCCTGACGTGCTTgagctcctctctgtccctgaactGAGGGCCCTGGCGAAGACCTTCCGCGTGGCGAGCCACCGGCAGAAACAGCAGCTGGTGGAGGCCTTGCTCAGCCTGGCCCGCCAGCCCTCGGTCTGCATGTGGGGCAGGGGCCCACCTGGCGTCGGGGCAGTGATGTTGCAAAG GGCCAAGGACCTGGCAGGCGGCTCGCTGCGGCTGTGTGCGGGCCCGCGGGCTGTGTTCTCCCGCGCTCTGCTGCTCTTCTCCCTGACGGAcgacctggaggaggaggaggctgcctGTGGCGGGCAGGGGCAGCTGTCCACTGTGCTGCTGGTCAGGCTTGGCCGAGTGGCGTTTCCTCAGTACACTGTCAACCGGAGCACCCGTGTCTTCCAGGACAGGGACGACCTCATCAG ATACGCAGCTGCCGCCCACACGCTGAGCAGCATTTCTGCCGCCATGGCCAACGGCCGCTGGGAGGAAGCCCACGCCCTGGCTCAGGGTGCCAAGAGAGACTGGGACGCCCTGAGAAACCACCCTTCCCTGAG GTACCACGAGACTCTGCCGCTCTTCCTGCGGCGTTTCACCGTGGGGTGGATGTACACGAGGATTCGGTCCCGGGCCGTTGAAGTCCTGCAGAGACTCCACATGTACGGG GAGGCGGTCCAGGAACTGGAGGAGCTCTTGTCCCAGACAGTCTACTGTCCTGACCGCAGGGGCCGCTGGTGGGACCGGCTGGCACTCAACCTCCACCAGCACCTGAAACGTCTCGAACCG GCTGCCAAGTGCATCGCAGAAGGGCTGGCAGACCCCCAGGTGCGGACAGGACATCGCCTGTCACTCTATCAGAGAGCCGTGCGCCTGAGAGAGTCCCCGAGCGCTCGGAGATACTGGCACCTCCTCTGTCAGGTGCCGGAAGTCACCGTGCAGGACGTGACACAC GTGACCATCACAGGCCGGCTGTGCCCGCAGCACGGGACGAGCAAGTCAGTGTTTGTGATGGAGGCCGGGAgggcccccgcccccgccacagTCCTGTGCTCTGTGGAGGAGCTGGCACTGGCCCACTACAGACGCAGCGGCTTCGACCAAG GGATCCACGGGGAAGGGTCCACCTTCACCACCCTGTACGGCCTCCTCCTGTGGGACGTCATCTTCATGGACGGGGTCCCAGACGTCTTCAGAAACGCCTACCAG GCACTTCCGCTGGATTTGTGCACGGATGGCTTCTTCGCGAGCAGGAGGCCCACCATCGAGGCCAGGCTGCAGCAGATCCACGGGGCCCCCACCGAGCACCTGCGGGCCTGGGTGGCTgccacctggcaggcccaggaGGGCCGTGCGGCATCCATCGTCAGCTGGGACCGCTTTGCTTCTCTGCAGCAAGCTCAG GACCTGGTTTCCTGTTTGGGGGGCCCTATCCTGAGTGGCGTGTGCCGGCGCCTGGCTGTGGACTACCGGCACTGCCGGGGGGGCCTGCCCGACCTGGTGGTGTGGAGCTCCGAGGACCACCGCTGCAAG CAGCCGGCGTGA
- the FAN1 gene encoding fanconi-associated nuclease 1 isoform X3 has translation MTAGRGPRPRAPPAVPPREPRVSDTTMPGAGPSAAKRPRRSLSSRRTEKDKSRSIVLLFQNAPPARLACPVCRALVARYDLNRHLDDRCAGGSAPTGPAASPAALAGAAAGPATPEKPPPSKTHVTPDPGDPAKTGSKKQTSPYFSGDGGAACGQRGERTRADVTVVPLGSPSSKFRRLLEAQRAVGRKEESAPRPPPRPSAAAVVCRTESCSEVEDHDQSLENSSQKENLFAYDSLREQNTETAAEGAKVREAGNQEPAEDSGRATYPAAFPGDAPVPPPESPPGDRVQSASGDSLAEHEHSQQVAGEGPENREAGVGEEVQVTAASDAETPFSSQEAQPHSPAPDASKRSDTQKRPLGGDRGSKNETTCGVPPEPGSRLGAPGELLPASPGHPYYLWSFLVVLGAVFENEEDGALFNEQEKGVVTRFRQLSDSGQKLYVRLFQRKFSWIKVNKLEYEEIAPDLAPVVGELRQARFLQTESELQDLPDVLELLSVPELRALAKTFRVASHRQKQQLVEALLSLARQPSVCMWGRGPPGVGAVMLQRAKDLAGGSLRLCAGPRAVFSRALLLFSLTDDLEEEEAACGGQGQLSTVLLVRLGRVAFPQYTVNRSTRVFQDRDDLIRYAAAAHTLSSISAAMANGRWEEAHALAQGAKRDWDALRNHPSLRYHETLPLFLRRFTVGWMYTRIRSRAVEVLQRLHMYGEAVQELEELLSQTVYCPDRRGRWWDRLALNLHQHLKRLEPAAKCIAEGLADPQVRTGHRLSLYQRAVRLRESPSARRYWHLLCQVPEVTVQDVTHVTITGRLCPQHGTSKSVFVMEAGRAPAPATVLCSVEELALAHYRRSGFDQGTSAGFVHGWLLREQEAHHRGQAAADPRGPHRAPAGLGGCHLAGPGGPCGIHRQLGPLCFSAASSGPGFLFGGPYPEWRVPAPGCGLPALPGGPARPGGVELRGPPLQAGGSEGPQRPPLAQADGLAG, from the exons ATGACAGCAGGCCGAGGCCCCCGGCCCCGGGCGCCGCCCGCCGTCCCGCCGCGTGAGCCTCGCGTTTCCGACACCACGATGCCGGGAGCGGGACCGTCCGCGGCGAAAAGGCCCCGGAGGAGTTTATCGAGCCGCCGGACCGAGAAGGACAAGTCCCGGTCCATCGTGCTGCTGTTTCAGAACGCGCCGCCGGCCCGGCTCGCCTGCCCCGTGTGCAGGGCCCTGGTAGCCAGGTACGACCTCAACCGGCACCTGGACGACAGGTGCGCCGGCGGCAGCGCCCCCACCGGTCCCGCTGCGTCCCCCGCGGCGCTGGCCGGTGCTGCCGCCGGCCCTGCCACTCCAGAGAAGCCGCCACCGTCCAAGACGCACGTCACTCCCGACCCGGGCGACCCGGCAAAGACGGGCTCCAAGAAGCAGACCAGCCCCTACTTCTCCGGGGACGGCGGCGCGGCCTGCGGACAGCGGGGCGAGCGGACCCGGGCTGACGTTACGGTCGTGCCCTTGGGGAGCCCGTCGTCCAAGTTCCGAAGGCTCCTGGAGGCCCAGAGAGCGGTCGGGAGGAAGGAGGAATCGGCCCCTCGTCCCCCTCCGCGCCCCTCGGCTGCCGCCGTGGTGTGCAGGACGGAGAGCTGCTCGGAGGTGGAGGACCACGACCAGAGTTTGGAGAACAGTTCTCAGAAGGAAAACCTGTTTGCCTATGATTCTCTTCGGGAACAAAATACGGAGACGGCCGCAGAAGGCGCTAAAGTAAGGGAAGCCGGAAACCAAGAGCCTGCCGAGGACTCTGGGCGAGCCACCTACCCCGCTGCCTTCCCCGGGGATGCTCCTGTGCCACCCCCAGAATCGCCTCCTGGGGACAGAGTACAGTCCGCTTCAGGGGACAGTCTTGCAGAGCACGAGCATAGCCAACAGGTAGCTGGGGAAGGGCCCGAAAACCGTGAGGCAGGTGTTGGTGAAGAAGTACAGGTGACCGCAGCTTCGGACGCTGAAACACCGTTCTCCAGCCAGGAGGCACagccccacagcccagcccctgaCGCTTCTAAACGCAGTGACACCCAGAAACGGCCtctgggaggggacagaggctcAAAGAATGAAACCACTTGCGGGGTTCCTCCGGAGCCGGGGTCACGCCTGGGTGCCCCGGGTGAGCTGCTCCCCGCCTCGCCTGGCCACCCGTACTACCTCTGGAGCTTCCTGGTGGTGCTGGGAGCCGTGTTTGAGAACGAAGAGGACGGGGCGCTCTTCAACGAGCAGGAGAAGGGGGTTGTGACTAGGTTCCGTCAGTTGTCAG ATAGTGGTCAGAAGCTCTATGTAAGGCTTTTCCAACGTAAATTCAGCTGGATTAAGGTGAATAAACTGGAATATGAAGAGATCGCCCCAGACCTAGCGCCTGTGGTCGGAGAACTGCGGCAAGCCCGCTTTCTGCAGACAG aatcagAGTTGCAAGACCTCCCTGACGTGCTTgagctcctctctgtccctgaactGAGGGCCCTGGCGAAGACCTTCCGCGTGGCGAGCCACCGGCAGAAACAGCAGCTGGTGGAGGCCTTGCTCAGCCTGGCCCGCCAGCCCTCGGTCTGCATGTGGGGCAGGGGCCCACCTGGCGTCGGGGCAGTGATGTTGCAAAG GGCCAAGGACCTGGCAGGCGGCTCGCTGCGGCTGTGTGCGGGCCCGCGGGCTGTGTTCTCCCGCGCTCTGCTGCTCTTCTCCCTGACGGAcgacctggaggaggaggaggctgcctGTGGCGGGCAGGGGCAGCTGTCCACTGTGCTGCTGGTCAGGCTTGGCCGAGTGGCGTTTCCTCAGTACACTGTCAACCGGAGCACCCGTGTCTTCCAGGACAGGGACGACCTCATCAG ATACGCAGCTGCCGCCCACACGCTGAGCAGCATTTCTGCCGCCATGGCCAACGGCCGCTGGGAGGAAGCCCACGCCCTGGCTCAGGGTGCCAAGAGAGACTGGGACGCCCTGAGAAACCACCCTTCCCTGAG GTACCACGAGACTCTGCCGCTCTTCCTGCGGCGTTTCACCGTGGGGTGGATGTACACGAGGATTCGGTCCCGGGCCGTTGAAGTCCTGCAGAGACTCCACATGTACGGG GAGGCGGTCCAGGAACTGGAGGAGCTCTTGTCCCAGACAGTCTACTGTCCTGACCGCAGGGGCCGCTGGTGGGACCGGCTGGCACTCAACCTCCACCAGCACCTGAAACGTCTCGAACCG GCTGCCAAGTGCATCGCAGAAGGGCTGGCAGACCCCCAGGTGCGGACAGGACATCGCCTGTCACTCTATCAGAGAGCCGTGCGCCTGAGAGAGTCCCCGAGCGCTCGGAGATACTGGCACCTCCTCTGTCAGGTGCCGGAAGTCACCGTGCAGGACGTGACACAC GTGACCATCACAGGCCGGCTGTGCCCGCAGCACGGGACGAGCAAGTCAGTGTTTGTGATGGAGGCCGGGAgggcccccgcccccgccacagTCCTGTGCTCTGTGGAGGAGCTGGCACTGGCCCACTACAGACGCAGCGGCTTCGACCAAG GCACTTCCGCTGGATTTGTGCACGGATGGCTTCTTCGCGAGCAGGAGGCCCACCATCGAGGCCAGGCTGCAGCAGATCCACGGGGCCCCCACCGAGCACCTGCGGGCCTGGGTGGCTgccacctggcaggcccaggaGGGCCGTGCGGCATCCATCGTCAGCTGGGACCGCTTTGCTTCTCTGCAGCAAGCTCAG GACCTGGTTTCCTGTTTGGGGGGCCCTATCCTGAGTGGCGTGTGCCGGCGCCTGGCTGTGGACTACCGGCACTGCCGGGGGGGCCTGCCCGACCTGGTGGTGTGGAGCTCCGAGGACCACCGCTGCAAG CTGGTGGAAGTGAAGGGCCCCAACGACCGCCTCTCGCACAAGCAGATGGTCTGGCTGGATGA
- the FAN1 gene encoding fanconi-associated nuclease 1 isoform X4 has translation MTAGRGPRPRAPPAVPPREPRVSDTTMPGAGPSAAKRPRRSLSSRRTEKDKSRSIVLLFQNAPPARLACPVCRALVARYDLNRHLDDRCAGGSAPTGPAASPAALAGAAAGPATPEKPPPSKTHVTPDPGDPAKTGSKKQTSPYFSGDGGAACGQRGERTRADVTVVPLGSPSSKFRRLLEAQRAVGRKEESAPRPPPRPSAAAVVCRTESCSEVEDHDQSLENSSQKENLFAYDSLREQNTETAAEGAKVREAGNQEPAEDSGRATYPAAFPGDAPVPPPESPPGDRVQSASGDSLAEHEHSQQVAGEGPENREAGVGEEVQVTAASDAETPFSSQEAQPHSPAPDASKRSDTQKRPLGGDRGSKNETTCGVPPEPGSRLGAPGELLPASPGHPYYLWSFLVVLGAVFENEEDGALFNEQEKGVVTRFRQLSDSGQKLYVRLFQRKFSWIKVNKLEYEEIAPDLAPVVGELRQARFLQTESELQDLPDVLELLSVPELRALAKTFRVASHRQKQQLVEALLSLARQPSVCMWGRGPPGVGAVMLQRAKDLAGGSLRLCAGPRAVFSRALLLFSLTDDLEEEEAACGGQGQLSTVLLVRLGRVAFPQYTVNRSTRVFQDRDDLIRYAAAAHTLSSISAAMANGRWEEAHALAQGAKRDWDALRNHPSLRYHETLPLFLRRFTVGWMYTRIRSRAVEVLQRLHMYGEAVQELEELLSQTVYCPDRRGRWWDRLALNLHQHLKRLEPAAKCIAEGLADPQVRTGHRLSLYQRAVRLRESPSARRYWHLLCQVPEVTVQDVTHVTITGRLCPQHGTSKSVFVMEAGRAPAPATVLCSVEELALAHYRRSGFDQGTSAGFVHGWLLREQEAHHRGQAAADPRGPHRAPAGLGGCHLAGPGGPCGIHRQLGPLCFSAASSGPGFLFGGPYPEWRVPAPGCGLPALPGGPARPGGVELRGPPLQAAGVSEVEVHLL, from the exons ATGACAGCAGGCCGAGGCCCCCGGCCCCGGGCGCCGCCCGCCGTCCCGCCGCGTGAGCCTCGCGTTTCCGACACCACGATGCCGGGAGCGGGACCGTCCGCGGCGAAAAGGCCCCGGAGGAGTTTATCGAGCCGCCGGACCGAGAAGGACAAGTCCCGGTCCATCGTGCTGCTGTTTCAGAACGCGCCGCCGGCCCGGCTCGCCTGCCCCGTGTGCAGGGCCCTGGTAGCCAGGTACGACCTCAACCGGCACCTGGACGACAGGTGCGCCGGCGGCAGCGCCCCCACCGGTCCCGCTGCGTCCCCCGCGGCGCTGGCCGGTGCTGCCGCCGGCCCTGCCACTCCAGAGAAGCCGCCACCGTCCAAGACGCACGTCACTCCCGACCCGGGCGACCCGGCAAAGACGGGCTCCAAGAAGCAGACCAGCCCCTACTTCTCCGGGGACGGCGGCGCGGCCTGCGGACAGCGGGGCGAGCGGACCCGGGCTGACGTTACGGTCGTGCCCTTGGGGAGCCCGTCGTCCAAGTTCCGAAGGCTCCTGGAGGCCCAGAGAGCGGTCGGGAGGAAGGAGGAATCGGCCCCTCGTCCCCCTCCGCGCCCCTCGGCTGCCGCCGTGGTGTGCAGGACGGAGAGCTGCTCGGAGGTGGAGGACCACGACCAGAGTTTGGAGAACAGTTCTCAGAAGGAAAACCTGTTTGCCTATGATTCTCTTCGGGAACAAAATACGGAGACGGCCGCAGAAGGCGCTAAAGTAAGGGAAGCCGGAAACCAAGAGCCTGCCGAGGACTCTGGGCGAGCCACCTACCCCGCTGCCTTCCCCGGGGATGCTCCTGTGCCACCCCCAGAATCGCCTCCTGGGGACAGAGTACAGTCCGCTTCAGGGGACAGTCTTGCAGAGCACGAGCATAGCCAACAGGTAGCTGGGGAAGGGCCCGAAAACCGTGAGGCAGGTGTTGGTGAAGAAGTACAGGTGACCGCAGCTTCGGACGCTGAAACACCGTTCTCCAGCCAGGAGGCACagccccacagcccagcccctgaCGCTTCTAAACGCAGTGACACCCAGAAACGGCCtctgggaggggacagaggctcAAAGAATGAAACCACTTGCGGGGTTCCTCCGGAGCCGGGGTCACGCCTGGGTGCCCCGGGTGAGCTGCTCCCCGCCTCGCCTGGCCACCCGTACTACCTCTGGAGCTTCCTGGTGGTGCTGGGAGCCGTGTTTGAGAACGAAGAGGACGGGGCGCTCTTCAACGAGCAGGAGAAGGGGGTTGTGACTAGGTTCCGTCAGTTGTCAG ATAGTGGTCAGAAGCTCTATGTAAGGCTTTTCCAACGTAAATTCAGCTGGATTAAGGTGAATAAACTGGAATATGAAGAGATCGCCCCAGACCTAGCGCCTGTGGTCGGAGAACTGCGGCAAGCCCGCTTTCTGCAGACAG aatcagAGTTGCAAGACCTCCCTGACGTGCTTgagctcctctctgtccctgaactGAGGGCCCTGGCGAAGACCTTCCGCGTGGCGAGCCACCGGCAGAAACAGCAGCTGGTGGAGGCCTTGCTCAGCCTGGCCCGCCAGCCCTCGGTCTGCATGTGGGGCAGGGGCCCACCTGGCGTCGGGGCAGTGATGTTGCAAAG GGCCAAGGACCTGGCAGGCGGCTCGCTGCGGCTGTGTGCGGGCCCGCGGGCTGTGTTCTCCCGCGCTCTGCTGCTCTTCTCCCTGACGGAcgacctggaggaggaggaggctgcctGTGGCGGGCAGGGGCAGCTGTCCACTGTGCTGCTGGTCAGGCTTGGCCGAGTGGCGTTTCCTCAGTACACTGTCAACCGGAGCACCCGTGTCTTCCAGGACAGGGACGACCTCATCAG ATACGCAGCTGCCGCCCACACGCTGAGCAGCATTTCTGCCGCCATGGCCAACGGCCGCTGGGAGGAAGCCCACGCCCTGGCTCAGGGTGCCAAGAGAGACTGGGACGCCCTGAGAAACCACCCTTCCCTGAG GTACCACGAGACTCTGCCGCTCTTCCTGCGGCGTTTCACCGTGGGGTGGATGTACACGAGGATTCGGTCCCGGGCCGTTGAAGTCCTGCAGAGACTCCACATGTACGGG GAGGCGGTCCAGGAACTGGAGGAGCTCTTGTCCCAGACAGTCTACTGTCCTGACCGCAGGGGCCGCTGGTGGGACCGGCTGGCACTCAACCTCCACCAGCACCTGAAACGTCTCGAACCG GCTGCCAAGTGCATCGCAGAAGGGCTGGCAGACCCCCAGGTGCGGACAGGACATCGCCTGTCACTCTATCAGAGAGCCGTGCGCCTGAGAGAGTCCCCGAGCGCTCGGAGATACTGGCACCTCCTCTGTCAGGTGCCGGAAGTCACCGTGCAGGACGTGACACAC GTGACCATCACAGGCCGGCTGTGCCCGCAGCACGGGACGAGCAAGTCAGTGTTTGTGATGGAGGCCGGGAgggcccccgcccccgccacagTCCTGTGCTCTGTGGAGGAGCTGGCACTGGCCCACTACAGACGCAGCGGCTTCGACCAAG GCACTTCCGCTGGATTTGTGCACGGATGGCTTCTTCGCGAGCAGGAGGCCCACCATCGAGGCCAGGCTGCAGCAGATCCACGGGGCCCCCACCGAGCACCTGCGGGCCTGGGTGGCTgccacctggcaggcccaggaGGGCCGTGCGGCATCCATCGTCAGCTGGGACCGCTTTGCTTCTCTGCAGCAAGCTCAG GACCTGGTTTCCTGTTTGGGGGGCCCTATCCTGAGTGGCGTGTGCCGGCGCCTGGCTGTGGACTACCGGCACTGCCGGGGGGGCCTGCCCGACCTGGTGGTGTGGAGCTCCGAGGACCACCGCTGCAAG CAGCCGGCGTGAGCGAGGTGGAAGTCCATCTCCTCTAA